The Thermococcus sibiricus MM 739 DNA window CTCGGTAAATATAACCCAACCATCCTTGTTTTATTAGGTTCCGTTCAATCAATCCCAATTCGAGGAGGTGTTTTAATTTTTCCCGGACTATTCTTTCAGACAAACCAACTTTTTTTGCTATTTGTCTTGGGGTCAACTCTTCTTTTAGAAGGAGAGAGTATATTTTAATTTCAGAATGTGTTAATTCAAAATTTTTGATTTTCTTTGTGAACAGTTCGAGCACCTCTTCCATTTTAATCACTATGAAGTATTTTTTTCATACCTCTTCACAGTTCTGTGAAAAGGTTTAT harbors:
- a CDS encoding helix-turn-helix domain-containing protein, which encodes MEEVLELFTKKIKNFELTHSEIKIYSLLLKEELTPRQIAKKVGLSERIVREKLKHLLELGLIERNLIKQGWLGYIYRAKNPKEALKSVFSKMEELLGLLEEEYKKYSKNHLFPQGGL